One genomic region from Onychostoma macrolepis isolate SWU-2019 chromosome 23, ASM1243209v1, whole genome shotgun sequence encodes:
- the LOC131531581 gene encoding acrosin isoform X2 produces the protein MSRHICGGSVISHRWVVTASHCFRNSNNYKLRIVAGVNSRYMYGKGVQYRSVQQVILHENFSRSNYDNDVALLHLHRPLHFTKHVQPLCIMENEMDEKQLSFSSCYITGWGSSVLEGMLFSTLQEAEVDLIDTGICNQRSWYDGHVNDNMICAGFDKGGVDTCQGDSGGPLQCYSKDMERFYLYGVTSHGEDCALPKKPGIYTRASRYTVWLREAQARSVAAASVTDLPVFKLISALFFSACMGLLM, from the exons ATGTCAAGGCATATCTGTGGTGGGTCTGTCATCAGCCATCGGTGGGTAGTCACCGCATCCCACTGCTTCAGAAATAG TAACAATTATAAATTACGAATAGTAGCTGGAGTGAATTCTCGATACATGTATGGAAAGGGTGTCCAGTATCGTTCAGTCCAGCAAGTGATCCTGCATGAGAATTTCAGCCGATCGAATTATGACAACGATGTGGCACTTTTGCATCTACATCGCCCTTTGCATTTCACAAAACATGTGCAGCCTCTGTGCATAATGGAAAATGAAATGGATGAGAAACAACTAAGCTTCAGTTCGTGTTACATCACTGGTTGGGGCAGCTCAGTGTTAGAAG gaatgttATTTAGCACTCTTCAGGAAGCTGAAGTTGATCTCATTGATACTGGGATCTGCAACCAAAGAAGCTGGTATGATGGCCATGTTAATGACAACATGATCTGCGCAGGATTTGACAAAGGGGGAGTTGACACATGTCAG GGTGACAGCGGAGGCCCTCTACAGTGTTACAGCAAAGACATGGAGAGATTTTACCTTTATGGTGTGACAAGTCACGGAGAGGATTGTGCATTACCAAAGAAACCTGGCATATATACTCGTGCTAGCCGGTACACCGTCTGGCTGAGAGAAGCTCAAGCAAGATCTGTAGCTGCTGCCTCAGTCACAGATCTgccagtttttaaattaatctcaGCCCTGTTTTTCTCTGCCTGTATGGGCCTGCTAATGTGA
- the LOC131531581 gene encoding acrosin isoform X1 — protein sequence MFITALQLVFISSLSSGITSCGNRPLLDPPKHLRISGGLSALQGAWPWQVSIQWMSRHICGGSVISHRWVVTASHCFRNSNNYKLRIVAGVNSRYMYGKGVQYRSVQQVILHENFSRSNYDNDVALLHLHRPLHFTKHVQPLCIMENEMDEKQLSFSSCYITGWGSSVLEGMLFSTLQEAEVDLIDTGICNQRSWYDGHVNDNMICAGFDKGGVDTCQGDSGGPLQCYSKDMERFYLYGVTSHGEDCALPKKPGIYTRASRYTVWLREAQARSVAAASVTDLPVFKLISALFFSACMGLLM from the exons ATGTTTATAACAGCCCTACAGTTAGTCTTCATTAGCTCGTTATCGTCTGGGATTACAA GTTGTGGAAATCGACCTTTGCTGGATCCTCCAAAGCACCTTCGTATTTCAGGAGGCCTTTCTGCATTGCAGGGTGCATGGCCTTGGCAGGTGAGCATACAGTGGATGTCAAGGCATATCTGTGGTGGGTCTGTCATCAGCCATCGGTGGGTAGTCACCGCATCCCACTGCTTCAGAAATAG TAACAATTATAAATTACGAATAGTAGCTGGAGTGAATTCTCGATACATGTATGGAAAGGGTGTCCAGTATCGTTCAGTCCAGCAAGTGATCCTGCATGAGAATTTCAGCCGATCGAATTATGACAACGATGTGGCACTTTTGCATCTACATCGCCCTTTGCATTTCACAAAACATGTGCAGCCTCTGTGCATAATGGAAAATGAAATGGATGAGAAACAACTAAGCTTCAGTTCGTGTTACATCACTGGTTGGGGCAGCTCAGTGTTAGAAG gaatgttATTTAGCACTCTTCAGGAAGCTGAAGTTGATCTCATTGATACTGGGATCTGCAACCAAAGAAGCTGGTATGATGGCCATGTTAATGACAACATGATCTGCGCAGGATTTGACAAAGGGGGAGTTGACACATGTCAG GGTGACAGCGGAGGCCCTCTACAGTGTTACAGCAAAGACATGGAGAGATTTTACCTTTATGGTGTGACAAGTCACGGAGAGGATTGTGCATTACCAAAGAAACCTGGCATATATACTCGTGCTAGCCGGTACACCGTCTGGCTGAGAGAAGCTCAAGCAAGATCTGTAGCTGCTGCCTCAGTCACAGATCTgccagtttttaaattaatctcaGCCCTGTTTTTCTCTGCCTGTATGGGCCTGCTAATGTGA